A portion of the Papilio machaon chromosome Z, ilPapMach1.1, whole genome shotgun sequence genome contains these proteins:
- the LOC106717141 gene encoding uncharacterized protein LOC106717141 isoform X2, producing the protein MLKRTFHDLIEIKKKVAKLEKSKPEKSTKKRRRIIAISSSSEEEPSDTQSKCLERKDAPLPAVPSAEKPDKGKSSARPTSRHKPSDAKASRGGNKDPKSRTEPPPDSTSGADQHRSKKGNKKRSIKK; encoded by the exons ATGCTCAAGCGAACTTTTCatgatttaattgaaataaaaaaaaaagtcgcaAAACTGGAAAAATCCAAACCAGAAAAAAGTACTAAAAAGCGCCGCCGCATAATTGCGATTTCATCTTCTTCTGAAGAAGAACCTTCGG ATACCCAGTCCAAATGTCTGGAGCGCAAGGATGCGCCGTTGCCAGCAGTTCCTTCGGCGGAAAAGCCGGACAAAGGCAAGTCGTCGGCGCGGCCGACATCACGCCACAAACCGTCCGACGCAAAAGCGTCACGGGGTGGAAATAAGGATCCAAAGTCTCGAACCG AACCACCACCGGATTCCACCAGCGGAGCTGACCAGCATCGCTCCaagaaaggaaataaaaaacgatCAATAAAGAAGTAA
- the LOC106717141 gene encoding uncharacterized protein LOC106717141 isoform X1, giving the protein MLKRTFHDLIEIKKKVAKLEKSKPEKSTKKRRRIIAISSSSEEEPSDTQSKCLERKDAPLPAVPSAEKPDKGKSSARPTSRHKPSDAKASRGGNKDPKSRTGIQIQDRFWRNITRNFLTIATADLLMYINHFHFIFY; this is encoded by the exons ATGCTCAAGCGAACTTTTCatgatttaattgaaataaaaaaaaaagtcgcaAAACTGGAAAAATCCAAACCAGAAAAAAGTACTAAAAAGCGCCGCCGCATAATTGCGATTTCATCTTCTTCTGAAGAAGAACCTTCGG ATACCCAGTCCAAATGTCTGGAGCGCAAGGATGCGCCGTTGCCAGCAGTTCCTTCGGCGGAAAAGCCGGACAAAGGCAAGTCGTCGGCGCGGCCGACATCACGCCACAAACCGTCCGACGCAAAAGCGTCACGGGGTGGAAATAAGGATCCAAAGTCTCGAACCGGTATACAGATACAAGATAGATTTTGGCGAAATATTACCAGGAACTTCTTAACTATTGCAACGGCGGATCTACTAATGTATATTAaccattttcatttcatattttactga
- the LOC106717301 gene encoding 1-phosphatidylinositol 4,5-bisphosphate phosphodiesterase gamma-1 — protein sequence MNSVYYNGANERLIHEADQLISYLERGSPVLKFYPRKRPERRTLSVRRETHQIIIFRNGTPQRHTFEGTLDIRDIKEVRVGKSSKDFERWPEETKRIENSKCFTIYYGTEFKLRSVSFVAQTDKECETWVKGIRFLVEEAISTPYPLQIERWLRREFYTIENSHEKITLKEIKAFLPKINCKISTSKLRDIFQEVDTGKRGEIGFDDFSILYHRLIFDENNVHDIFDKYSHYCENGTTITLREFQRFLIVEQNDKLGEDEAKTSQYIRDYLRDPQRDISEPYLTLNEFIEMLFSKHNTIWDSKHNQVTQDMTKPLSHYWISSSHNTYLTGDQFSSESSLEAYVRCLRSCCRCIELDCWDGPDGMPFIYHGHTLTTKIRFMDVLRTIKEHAFVASDYPLILSIEDNCSLPQQRRMANAFQDVFGDMLLVQAIEKNETSLPSPYDLRRKIILKHKKLPEGAEENSFAVRLEEGKDMDLRNSIKNGILLLEDPVDKEWNPHAFVLTENKLYYTENYSAPSETDIDSDGEPELDTSSIPQDELHFGECWFHGKLTGNRQEAEDLLKAHAHLGDGTFLVRESVTFVGDYCLSFWRQGKVNHCRIKLKQERGITKYYLIETICFDSLYSLITHYRQHPLRSQEFLITLKDPVPQPNKHEGKDWYHPHCSRAQAEELLRKVNIDGAFLVRPSEKEHGSYAISFRTEKEIKHCRIRLEGRLYTIGTVKFESLVELVSYYEKNPLYKKVKLSYPISEEAIRRIIAEPDDCSVYGTPGYMDPTSFSSRVTVKALYDYRARQDDELSFCKHAIITNVDKPDEGWWRGDYGGKRHHWFPANYVEEVDVPHLPEIAGCLDNENAALGSLQQGVVDVLGAVVELVVGEESGAARWLVRIQTPTMCSPFDMAAPTREIALEWLAAIKEAAHSASARSLQHRKMERTWRIAKEMSDLIVYCRSVAFNADKLKSKNFVFNEMSSFPETKAERFMCQQEASQAYFIKYHTIQLSRIYPKGQRIDSSNYNPVPFWNAGSQMVALNYQTPDKAMQVNMGKFKENGGCGYILKPEFMFDERYTPQDRRCVERKVKPVTVMLRVIAARHLCKSGRGTASPFVEVEIIGADYDSGVKLVTKTVTDNGINPIWNDICEFDVANPDLALIRFLIQDEDIFGDPNFIGQATYPLKCLRTGYRSISLTNGFSEELELSSLLVHIIITPSRLHSLP from the exons ATGAATTCTGTTTATTATAACGGGGCCAACGAAAGACTTATCCATGAGGCCGATCAATTAATATCTTACTTAGAACGTGGGTCTCCTGTACTGAAGTTTTATCCAAGAAAGAGACCGGAACGTCGCACACTATCTGTGCGTCGGGAAACACATCAGATAATTATATTCAGAAATGGAACTCCTCAGCGACATACGTTCGAAGGTACATTGGATATAAGAGATATAAAGGAAGTCAGAGTCGGAAAATCATCAAAAGACTTTGAGCGGTGGCCTGAAGAGACGAAACGAATAGAAAATTCGAAATGCTTCACAATTTACTATGGAACAGAGTTCAAACTACGCTCTGTATCTTTCGTTG CTCAAACGGACAAGGAATGTGAAACATGGGTGAAGGGAATTAGGTTTTTAGTAGAGGAAGCTATAAGTACACCATATCCACTACAAATTGAGAGATGGTTGAGAAGAGAGTTTTATACAATAGAAAATTCTCATGAAAA gaTAACTCTGAAAGAAATCAAGGCATTCTTGCCTAAAATCAACTGCAAAATATCAACAAGCAAATTGCGCGACATTTTCCAAGAAGTGGACACTGGTAAACGTGGCGAAATTGGATTCGATGATTTCTCAATTCTTTATCACAGATTAATCTTCGACGAAAAT AATGTCCATGATATATTTGACAAGTACTCGCATTATTGCGAAAATGGTACGACAATAACATTACGTGAATTCCAAAGATTCCTAATAGTAGAACAAAACGATAAATTAGGAGAGGATGAAGCCAAAACATCTCAGTATATCAGAGATTACTTACGTGATCCTCAGAGAGATATATCTGAACCATATTTAACCTTAAATGAA tTCATTGAAATGTTGTTTTCAAAGCACAATACAATTTGGGACAGTAAACATAATCAGGTAACTCAAGATATGACAAAACCATTATCACATTACTGGATCTCATCATCTCACAATAC ATATTTGACAGGTGACCAATTCTCAAGTGAATCTTCGCTGGAAGCATATGTGCGTTGCTTACGATCATGCTGCAGATGCATCGAATTAGACTGCTGGGATGGACCAGATGGAATGCCATTCATTTACCATGGACATACactaacaacaaaaataagatTCATGGATGTTCTGAGAACTATAAAGGAACATGCTTTTGTTGCATCTGATTATCCACTTATTTTATCCATTGAAGACAACTGTTCGCTACCACAACAGAGACGTATGGCGAATGCATTTCAAGATGTCTTCGGTGACATGTTACTTGTCCAAGCGATTGAGAAAAATGAAACTAGCTTGCCATCACCCTATGATTTGCgtcgaaaaattattttaaagcataaAAAATTACCTGAAGGTGCTGAGGAAAATTCATTTGCAGTACGTCTAGAAGAAGGTAAAGATATGGATTTacgaaattcaattaaaaatggtATATTATTATTGGAAGATCCCGTGGACAAAGAATGGAATCCTCATGCATTTGTGCTTactgaaaataaactttactatACAGAAAACTATAGTGCACCAAGTGAAACAGACATTGATAGTGATGGTGAACCCGAATTGGACACTTCGTCCATACCTCAGGATGAATTGCACTTTGGGGAGTGTTGGTTCCATGGAAAATTAACTGGAAATAGACAAGAAGCTGAAGATCTTTTGAAGGCACATGCACATCTTGGTGATGGAACATTTCTAGTGAGAGAAAGTGTGACATTTGTTGGAGACTACTGTTTGTCATTCTGGAGACAAGGCAAAGTTAATCATTGTCGCATAAAATTGAAGCAAGAAAGGGgtataactaaatattatctCATCGAAACAATTTGCTTTGACAGTCTGTACAGTTTGATCACACATTACAGGCAGCATCCACTCCGCAGTCag gagTTTTTGATAACACTGAAAGATCCTGTGCCACAACCTAACAAGCATGAAGGTAAAGATTGGTATCATCCTCATTGCTCGAGAGCTCAGGCTGAAGAGTTGTTACGAAAAGTCAATATTGACGGTGCTTTCCTTGTCAGACCTAGTGAAAAAGAACATGGTTCCTACGCAATCAGTTTTCG gACGgagaaagaaattaaacactGCAGAATAAGACTGGAAGGAAGATTGTATACCATTGGCACGGTTAAGTTTGAGAGTCTTGTAGAGTTGGTGTCATACTATGAAAAGAATCCATTGTACAAAAAGGTGAAGTTATCATATCCCATCAGCGAGGAGGCCATAAGAAGAATAATAGCA GAGCCAGATGACTGTTCAGTGTATGGAACACCTGGTTACATGGATCCTACATCATTTAGCTCGAgg GTGACAGTAAAGGCATTGTATGACTACCGTGCAAGACAAGATGACGAACTGTCATTTTGTAAACACGCGATAATAACGAATGTGGATAAACCTGATGAAGGTTGGTGGAGAGGGGATTACGGAGGCAAACGTCACCATTGGTTCCCCGCAAATTACGTCGAAGAGGTCGATGTACCTCATTTACCAGAGATTGCT GGATGTTTGGATAATGAGAATGCTGCGTTAGGTTCTCTTCAGCAGGGAGTTGTCGATGTATTAGGTGCTGTGGTGGAACTGGTTGTGGGCGAAGAAAGCGGTGCGGCGCGCTGGCTGGTCAGGATACAGACCCCCACCATGTGCTCCCCTTTCGATATGGCCGCGCCCACCAGGGAGATAGCGTTAGAGTGGCTCGCTGCTATCAAAGAAGCTGCTCACAGCGCCAGCGCCAGATCTCTACAGCACAGGAAAATGGAGCGCACCTGGAGAATCGCCAAAGAAATGTCCGATCTCATCGTCTACTGCCGCTCCGTGGCTTTCAACGccgacaaattaaaaagtaaaaactttgTCTTCAACGAAATGTCATCTTTCCCCGAAACTAAAGCGGAACGATTCATGTGCCAACAGGAGGCTTCGCAAGCGTATTTCATCAAATACCACACAATCCAACTGAGTCGTATCTATCCTAAAGGACAGAGGATAGATTCATCAAACTACAATCCCGTTCCGTTCTGGAATGCTGGCTCACAGATGGTGGCACTCAATTATCAAACACCGGACAAGGCGATGCAAGTTAATATGGGAAAGTTCAAAGAGAATGGAGGTTGCGGTTATATACTGAAGCCGGAGTTTATGTTCGATGAGAGATATACTCCTCAAGACAGGAGATGTGTTGAGAGGAAGGTGAAGCCGGTGACGGTGATGCTGCGCGTCATCGCGGCGAGGCATCTCTGCAAGTCTGGCAGGGGCACGGCGAGCCCTTTCGTCGAGGTCGAAATCATCGGCGCTGACTATGACAGCGGCGTAAAATTGGTCACCAAAACAGTCa ctGACAATGGAATCAATCCTATATGGAACGATATATGCGAATTCGACGTTGCCAATCCCGATTTGGCACTGATCCGATTCTTGATTCAAGACGAAGATATATTCGGTGATCCGAATTTCATCGGTCAAGCGACGTATCCATTGAAATGTCTACGCACCGGTTATCGCAGCATCAGTTTAACTAACGGTTTCTCAGAAGAATTGGAATTATCATCACTTCTTGTGCATATAATCATTACACCGAGTCGTTTGCATTCTTTGCCTTAG